TCTATTAAGCTAAATCCCTTCTTCATTATAGGCCTCAATCAATTCAAAACTCATGTCTCCAAAACTCGCCCTAATCTTTTTATAAGTCTTATCAAGGCCTGTGTTTTTGTATTTTTCTATGCTTATATTTATATTTTTCCCATTTATTTCTTCTATATAATTACCAATTTTTTTATTCCTACTTGTTTCTATTGCCTCTTGCAAAACAAAAGAAGTATCAGCTGTATCTTTGGCTTTCCTTGAAAGGCCAAGATTTGTCCCTAGTGAAGGCAGTAAAAATAGGCCTATCATACTTAAAAGTAGGATAGCAAAAAGCACTTCTATTAAAGAAAAGGCCTTACTTGTTTTTTTCACTTAGGTAACCTCCTATAGGTTCGATGGTAAAATTCCATCTGATATTAGGATCTTTTCTAGAAACAAAATCTAAATTATATCCTTCCTTATTTTTTTTTGAGCTAACATAAGAATTTTGAGCAAAGGTGATCGTTTCTGTATTTAAGTGCTTTATGTATTTCAAATCTCTAGTTTTTTCCTTATAACCACTTAATATGTATCCAGAATCAGTAAATTTTATAAAGTTTATAGTCCCTGATGATAGTGATAAATCTCTCAAGTAAGAATAATCATCAACAAAGGTCTGTATTTCATTTTTTGCACCAATCTTATCAATTATCGAAAACTTTAAAGTTAAAACTCCAAAGCTAATACTAATTATTGTTAAAACCACAATTAATTCTATTAGAGTAAATCCACGTCTTTTCATAGGTAGTCCTTAAAAAATAAAACAAGTAAAAATCCGATTGAAATAGCTGGACAAAGAGCTATAGCCCCCTTCAAGGATCTCTGCCTGATGGCTTTTATAATCGCAAAGCCTGCTCCAACCCAAATTGAAAATAGGATAAAACATGGGATTAGTGAATTTTCTAAAAAACAAAATAAGCCCAAGTAAAAAAATAAATCCCCATCACCTAGTCCGCCCTTGGAAACCCATCTAATGAGCAAAAATCCTAGGCTGAAAATAATACTATAGGCTAAAAATTTTAGGTTAACAGATAAGAATATCAACCTATAAATGAAAGCCAAAATCAAAAGCACTTTTAGGTCCCTATCGTATATTTCCATGTATTTGTAATCTGTAAATGAAATTAAAAGACAAAGACTTAGGCCGAGTGCGATAAAAATCCCCTCAAAAAATCCATAATAAAAAAAGGCAAAAACAAAGCCGAGGCCTCCTAAAATTTCTAGTAAGACCTTGTCTATAGAAATTTTTTCCCCACAGCACCTAGTCCTTCCCCTTAATAAAATAAAGGAAAAAACTGGAAGTAAGTCTCTTTTTAAAATTCTTTTTCCGCAATAGTCGCAAAAAGAAGGCGGGGAAAGGATTGATATTCCTTCTTCTCGCCTATAAACCAAGGCTCCTATAAAAGATCCAATAGAAGCTCCTAGCATGAATATTAAGAAAATTATTATAATTATTTCTAATTTGATTTCCATTTGTACTATTTTGATTTAATAAGATTTTACTTATTTAAAACCTAATCAAAGGCCTCTTCATCTGGTGTTACTGTCAATTCTTTAGTTAAATGTTTATAGATGACATTATATGATGATTTATCAGTTGTCTTTAATTCTTTTGGAACATCAGGCCATTTTTCAACATAATCTATGTGACTTTTGCTACTTTTTGCAGTATTATCAGGCCAATTAAAATCCTCATCCTTTTCTAGAATCTTCATCCTAGCTGCAGACTTCAACATCTGAACATTTGCCTTATGGGCTGTAACTGC
This genomic window from Anaerococcus murdochii contains:
- a CDS encoding type II secretion system protein; this translates as MKKTSKAFSLIEVLFAILLLSMIGLFLLPSLGTNLGLSRKAKDTADTSFVLQEAIETSRNKKIGNYIEEINGKNINISIEKYKNTGLDKTYKKIRASFGDMSFELIEAYNEEGI
- a CDS encoding pilus assembly FimT family protein — its product is MKRRGFTLIELIVVLTIISISFGVLTLKFSIIDKIGAKNEIQTFVDDYSYLRDLSLSSGTINFIKFTDSGYILSGYKEKTRDLKYIKHLNTETITFAQNSYVSSKKNKEGYNLDFVSRKDPNIRWNFTIEPIGGYLSEKNK
- a CDS encoding prepilin peptidase codes for the protein MEIKLEIIIIIFLIFMLGASIGSFIGALVYRREEGISILSPPSFCDYCGKRILKRDLLPVFSFILLRGRTRCCGEKISIDKVLLEILGGLGFVFAFFYYGFFEGIFIALGLSLCLLISFTDYKYMEIYDRDLKVLLILAFIYRLIFLSVNLKFLAYSIIFSLGFLLIRWVSKGGLGDGDLFFYLGLFCFLENSLIPCFILFSIWVGAGFAIIKAIRQRSLKGAIALCPAISIGFLLVLFFKDYL
- a CDS encoding pilin, translating into MKKKRQGFTLIELIIVIAILGILAAIAIPKYNVSRLNAAVTAHKANVQMLKSAARMKILEKDEDFNWPDNTAKSSKSHIDYVEKWPDVPKELKTTDKSSYNVIYKHLTKELTVTPDEEAFD